A genomic window from Chlorobium phaeobacteroides DSM 266 includes:
- the istB gene encoding IS21-like element helper ATPase IstB: MERTITTIQEHARELNLTGLAGTVDLLLEEARKSEPSYSDFALTLLESELSCRRKAHLERRRKIANLPLLHDLDHYDSGVQNGISQVQLQQLRQLLWLDQNFNLILIGPSGTGKSYLAGGLCHEALKLGYHALFRTMDDLIQTIRFKEITAAAAREYKRLLSAHLLVIDDIMMFPLEKSVAVGLFQLVNQLHEQTSFIITTNKSPKEWAEMLGDEVLATALLDRLLYKCEVIKLTGKSYRLEHRTTIFEQQQSPEGGGNRRKKQLPLQKGVGNHCKMT, translated from the coding sequence ATGGAAAGAACCATTACCACCATACAGGAACACGCCCGAGAACTTAATCTCACCGGGCTGGCAGGAACCGTCGATCTCCTGCTCGAAGAAGCGCGCAAAAGCGAACCATCCTACAGTGATTTTGCGCTGACCCTGCTTGAAAGTGAACTCTCCTGCCGACGGAAAGCTCATCTTGAACGGCGCCGGAAAATAGCAAACCTTCCGTTGCTCCATGATCTTGATCATTATGACTCGGGAGTGCAAAACGGGATCAGCCAAGTCCAGCTCCAGCAGTTACGGCAACTGCTCTGGCTCGACCAGAACTTCAACCTGATCCTTATCGGGCCAAGCGGAACCGGCAAGAGCTATCTTGCTGGCGGGCTCTGCCATGAAGCGCTGAAACTCGGTTATCACGCACTGTTCCGCACCATGGATGACCTCATCCAGACTATCAGGTTCAAAGAGATTACAGCGGCGGCAGCAAGAGAGTACAAACGATTGTTGAGTGCGCATCTGCTGGTTATCGACGACATCATGATGTTCCCGCTGGAAAAAAGTGTTGCCGTCGGGCTGTTCCAGCTTGTCAACCAACTGCATGAACAGACATCATTCATCATTACCACCAATAAAAGCCCGAAAGAGTGGGCAGAGATGCTTGGCGACGAGGTTCTTGCGACGGCTCTGCTTGATCGGCTGCTCTACAAGTGCGAAGTCATTAAACTGACCGGCAAGAGCTACCGGCTCGAACACCGGACAACCATCTTCGAACAACAACAATCGCCGGAAGGAGGGGGCAATCGTAGAAAAAAGCAACTACCACTTCAAAAAGGAGTAGGAAATCATTGCAAAATGACGTAA
- a CDS encoding AbrB/MazE/SpoVT family DNA-binding domain-containing protein, translated as MRATVTKIGNSTGVILPKAATDRLKVKQGDIVFLTETPTGYTVTPYDPEFAKQMEAARCGMKEYRNALHELAK; from the coding sequence ATGCGTGCTACGGTAACAAAGATTGGAAATTCAACAGGTGTTATCCTGCCAAAGGCCGCAACTGATCGCCTTAAGGTAAAGCAAGGGGACATCGTATTTTTAACGGAAACTCCAACAGGGTACACAGTAACCCCGTACGATCCGGAATTTGCAAAGCAAATGGAGGCTGCCCGTTGCGGCATGAAAGAATACCGGAACGCACTCCATGAGCTTGCCAAATGA
- a CDS encoding FAD/NAD(P)-binding protein, whose protein sequence is MKTDMGYKCRITNVVSLTEQEKLFQLHIVDPQERRIFRFKPGQFIMLELPGYGDVPISISSSYSNHEFIELCIRKAGHVTSALFRTEPGMHVAIRGPFGSSFPMDEIAGHHVLLVAGGLGIAPLRAPLFWINEHRDRFRDVHLLYGAREPSQLLFSYQFDEWNTISHVRLHTIVEHSDETWKGRTGMITELFRDIEIDTKNTYAIVCGPPIMFKFVCSYLDRLGIPMNRMFVSLERRMHCGMGKCCRCMVGSTFTCIDGPVFDYWSVMNLKEAI, encoded by the coding sequence ATGAAAACCGATATGGGGTACAAGTGCCGCATCACCAACGTCGTCAGCCTGACGGAACAGGAAAAACTCTTTCAGCTCCACATCGTCGATCCGCAGGAACGCAGAATTTTCCGGTTCAAACCCGGCCAGTTCATCATGCTCGAACTTCCGGGATACGGCGACGTGCCAATCTCCATATCGAGTTCATACAGCAATCATGAGTTCATCGAGCTCTGCATCCGCAAAGCCGGACATGTGACCTCGGCACTCTTCAGAACCGAACCCGGTATGCATGTAGCTATCCGGGGCCCTTTCGGGTCATCGTTTCCAATGGATGAGATAGCCGGCCACCATGTACTGCTCGTTGCAGGAGGGCTCGGCATTGCGCCGCTTCGTGCGCCGCTCTTCTGGATAAACGAGCATCGCGACCGGTTCCGGGACGTACACCTGCTCTATGGCGCGAGAGAACCCTCGCAGCTCCTTTTTTCCTACCAGTTCGACGAGTGGAACACCATCAGCCATGTCCGGTTGCATACGATCGTCGAACATTCGGATGAGACATGGAAAGGCCGTACCGGCATGATCACTGAACTGTTCCGTGACATCGAAATCGATACGAAAAACACCTACGCTATCGTTTGCGGACCTCCGATCATGTTCAAGTTCGTCTGCAGCTACCTCGACCGACTCGGAATACCTATGAACCGGATGTTCGTTTCGCTTGAACGGCGGATGCACTGCGGCATGGGCAAATGCTGCAGGTGCATGGTAGGCTCCACCTTCACCTGCATCGACGGCCCGGTTTTCGATTACTGGTCGGTCATGAATCTCAAGGAAGCCATTTAA
- a CDS encoding NADH-quinone oxidoreductase subunit B family protein, translated as MNQQGMHFEKLKFASFEFTCCEGCQLQLANHESSLAAFFDLLDVRAFREISSEKHDDYDIAFVEGSISRNDEIERLLTIRRQAKTLVAFGTCACFGGVNSLKNRFPIEECIAEVYDSQPIESLPVRKISDFVKVDLSIPGCPVAKEEVERIVVCLVTSSLVTLPKYPVCVECKEQLNTCLFDLGDICLGPITRAGCNAVCTSGKTPCLGCRGPAEDINFPAFMELVKKRGLNRGDLQEKLGFYNAFEAYRNDET; from the coding sequence ATGAACCAACAGGGCATGCATTTCGAAAAACTGAAATTCGCCTCATTCGAATTCACCTGCTGCGAAGGTTGCCAGTTACAGCTCGCCAACCACGAGTCGTCGCTTGCCGCGTTCTTCGATCTTCTCGACGTGCGTGCATTCCGGGAGATCTCTTCGGAAAAGCATGACGACTACGACATAGCATTCGTCGAAGGCAGCATCAGCCGCAACGATGAAATCGAACGGCTGCTGACGATCCGACGCCAGGCGAAAACGCTTGTCGCTTTCGGAACGTGCGCCTGCTTCGGCGGAGTCAACAGCCTGAAAAATCGTTTCCCTATAGAAGAGTGCATAGCGGAAGTATACGACAGCCAGCCGATCGAGAGCCTGCCTGTGCGCAAAATCAGCGACTTCGTCAAGGTCGATCTCTCCATACCCGGCTGCCCGGTCGCAAAGGAAGAGGTCGAACGGATCGTAGTATGCCTTGTAACCAGTTCGCTTGTCACCCTGCCGAAATATCCGGTCTGCGTAGAGTGCAAAGAGCAGCTTAACACCTGCCTGTTCGACCTCGGCGACATCTGCCTTGGCCCGATCACCAGAGCTGGCTGCAACGCTGTCTGCACCTCCGGCAAAACCCCCTGCCTCGGATGTCGCGGCCCGGCGGAAGACATCAACTTCCCCGCATTCATGGAACTGGTAAAAAAACGTGGACTCAACCGGGGCGATCTTCAGGAAAAACTCGGCTTCTACAACGCATTCGAAGCATACCGCAACGATGAAACTTGA
- the istA gene encoding IS21 family transposase: MYNKVKEFAREGLSIRQISRKTGMDRVTVRKFLRMTDEEFSAFLALQKRRLRKLQPYEQFVKDRVTDYPDCSATQVEDWLKEHHPVFPEVTTRTIYSFVQWIRKAYDLPKPKGTPRAYHPVEQLPYGEQAQVDFGEYWMASADACKVKVHFMIMLLSRSRRKFVSFSQQPITTRFVFEAHEQAFSFFEGIPHTLVYDQDSTIVTDENRGAILYTEAFRKYLLHRSLKIHLCRKSDPESKGKIEAGVKYVKYNFLPGRRFVNLEVLNQEALLWLERTANAKEHATTRLIPDAEWQVEKQHLRPFEPLPYPISGTVGKEYHVRKDNTISYRGNFYSLPVGTYAGPGTLVVLEVRQNTLCLYAQEGRLLANHPIESGKGTVVINNNHRRDTSSKLRELQDSLMLLFTNQEHAERFLESIHNRYPRYSRDQFLHVRNAISGCQQKLIDDALAHCVDHHLFSSGEFHDILHHYRKQEEKQSHQAVFNTFRPKTLRSDMDRMLSFVPDSSGITTYENIFS, encoded by the coding sequence ATGTACAACAAAGTTAAGGAATTTGCCCGAGAAGGATTAAGCATCCGCCAAATCAGTCGAAAGACGGGCATGGACAGAGTGACGGTGCGCAAGTTCCTCCGCATGACCGATGAGGAATTCAGTGCGTTTCTTGCTCTGCAGAAGCGGCGCCTCCGAAAATTGCAGCCTTATGAACAGTTCGTCAAGGATAGGGTTACCGACTATCCTGACTGCAGTGCAACTCAAGTTGAAGACTGGCTGAAGGAGCATCACCCTGTTTTTCCGGAGGTAACGACTCGAACGATCTACTCTTTTGTCCAGTGGATCCGAAAAGCCTATGATCTTCCAAAACCGAAAGGAACCCCTCGTGCCTATCATCCGGTCGAGCAACTTCCTTACGGAGAGCAGGCGCAGGTTGATTTCGGTGAGTACTGGATGGCGAGTGCTGATGCCTGCAAAGTGAAGGTGCACTTCATGATCATGCTGCTCTCCCGAAGCCGCAGGAAGTTTGTCAGCTTCAGCCAGCAACCGATTACGACCCGTTTTGTGTTTGAGGCTCATGAACAGGCATTTTCTTTTTTTGAGGGCATACCGCACACACTGGTCTATGATCAGGATTCCACCATTGTTACCGATGAGAACCGGGGTGCTATCCTCTATACTGAGGCATTCAGGAAATATCTGTTGCACCGCAGTCTGAAGATCCATCTCTGTCGGAAAAGCGATCCGGAAAGCAAAGGAAAAATCGAGGCCGGCGTCAAATATGTGAAGTACAACTTCCTGCCGGGGCGACGCTTCGTCAATCTTGAAGTCCTGAACCAGGAAGCGTTGCTCTGGCTTGAACGAACAGCCAATGCCAAGGAACATGCCACAACGCGGCTGATACCTGATGCTGAATGGCAGGTGGAGAAACAGCATCTTCGTCCTTTTGAACCCTTACCCTATCCGATTTCCGGTACTGTCGGTAAAGAGTATCACGTTCGCAAAGACAACACGATCTCGTATCGAGGGAATTTCTATAGCCTGCCGGTCGGCACCTATGCAGGGCCGGGGACACTGGTTGTGCTGGAAGTCAGGCAGAACACCCTTTGTCTCTATGCTCAAGAGGGCAGGTTGCTGGCCAATCACCCGATTGAGAGCGGCAAAGGCACCGTGGTGATCAACAACAACCATCGCCGTGATACCTCCTCCAAACTGCGAGAGTTGCAGGATTCGCTCATGCTGCTTTTCACCAATCAGGAACACGCGGAACGGTTTCTTGAAAGCATCCACAACCGTTATCCCCGATACAGTCGAGACCAGTTCCTGCATGTACGCAATGCCATCAGCGGATGCCAGCAGAAGCTGATTGATGATGCCCTCGCACACTGTGTCGATCATCATCTCTTTTCGTCCGGTGAGTTCCATGATATCCTGCACCATTACCGGAAGCAGGAGGAAAAACAGAGTCATCAGGCGGTGTTCAACACCTTCCGCCCGAAAACACTCCGAAGTGATATGGACAGGATGCTCTCGTTCGTGCCGGACAGCAGTGGCATAACCACCTATGAAAACATTTTCAGTTAA
- a CDS encoding TrmH family RNA methyltransferase gives MTSSDLNPLSKVKLRRFVKLQEKKYRDQDGLFLAEGLRTVRELCQNIPDESMLLALLLREGEIGLGGFPEIPEDKLYVMNSEQCSLLSSTAAPQGVIGVFRQQQVSRYPCGFKDEKKGRSLLIALDEVQDPGNVGTILRTAAWFGADALICSTGTADRYNAKVVRSSAGSLYALPHYTVERLDLALEELAASGYAIICSSLDGEDFRSFVSWPQKQVLVIGNEANGVSRVVQNLAERLVRIPHGGGKSRVESLNASVSAAILMERLVL, from the coding sequence ATGACTTCGAGTGATCTTAATCCGTTAAGCAAGGTGAAGCTGCGCAGGTTTGTTAAGCTTCAGGAAAAAAAGTATCGGGACCAGGATGGGCTGTTTCTTGCTGAAGGTCTTCGTACCGTCAGGGAGCTCTGCCAGAACATTCCCGACGAGAGCATGCTTCTTGCTCTCTTGCTTCGGGAAGGGGAGATCGGGCTTGGCGGATTTCCTGAGATTCCGGAAGATAAGCTGTATGTGATGAACAGTGAGCAATGTTCTCTGCTTAGCAGTACCGCTGCGCCACAGGGCGTTATCGGGGTTTTTCGTCAGCAGCAGGTGAGTCGGTACCCATGCGGTTTTAAAGACGAAAAGAAAGGGCGCTCTTTGCTTATTGCTCTTGATGAGGTGCAGGATCCGGGTAATGTCGGTACCATTCTTCGCACGGCAGCCTGGTTCGGCGCAGATGCTCTGATCTGTTCAACAGGCACTGCCGATCGGTATAACGCAAAAGTCGTTCGTTCCTCTGCCGGAAGTCTTTATGCCCTTCCTCATTATACCGTTGAACGCCTTGATCTTGCCCTCGAAGAACTTGCAGCGTCTGGTTACGCCATCATCTGTTCCTCTCTTGATGGTGAGGATTTCAGGAGTTTCGTGAGTTGGCCGCAAAAGCAGGTTCTCGTTATAGGCAATGAAGCCAACGGGGTTAGCCGTGTGGTTCAGAATCTTGCCGAAAGGCTTGTGCGGATTCCTCATGGCGGGGGCAAATCGAGAGTTGAATCCCTGAATGCTTCCGTATCCGCCGCGATCCTTATGGAGCGTCTGGTGTTATAG
- a CDS encoding Ni/Fe hydrogenase subunit alpha, producing the protein MKLDCSIDIRHLTRVEGHGNILIRVEKGQLVEARWDVVETPRFFEVMLKGMSAERVPFLTSRICGICSISHALASIRALERAMQVTPPPTAEAVRLLAMHGETLQSHALHLFFLAAPDFAGTPSVLPLMESNPELVKAGLAIKELGNEISTVTAGRCTHPVSLVAGGISKAPDSNNLQRLLGMISERKAALVLACDFFASLDIPRFERETEFISLYNGATYPFIGGDLCSTDGVREEENNYLRMTNEYLAEPSTSKFTRCSRESSAAGALARFNNNSEFLHPEAKKAAERLGLRPISHNPFMCNIAQLVECVHILYDAETLIRKLLDMDLLEIRSVVKPKAGSATGAVEAPRGILYHHMETDEEGRIVKANCIIPTTQNNANIHHDLGALARQALEEGKNDQEIEKLATMLVRSYDPCISCSVH; encoded by the coding sequence ATGAAACTTGACTGTTCGATCGACATTCGCCATCTGACCCGAGTAGAAGGCCACGGAAACATCCTTATCAGGGTTGAAAAAGGCCAGCTTGTAGAAGCGCGCTGGGATGTGGTCGAAACTCCCCGGTTTTTCGAGGTCATGCTAAAAGGCATGAGCGCCGAACGGGTGCCGTTCCTCACCTCCCGCATCTGCGGCATCTGCTCGATCAGCCATGCCCTTGCGAGCATCCGGGCGCTCGAACGGGCCATGCAGGTAACTCCCCCTCCGACCGCCGAAGCCGTGAGGCTGCTGGCCATGCACGGCGAAACGCTCCAGAGCCACGCGCTTCACCTCTTCTTCCTTGCAGCACCGGATTTCGCAGGCACGCCGAGCGTGCTGCCGCTCATGGAGTCTAACCCGGAGCTCGTCAAAGCAGGCCTGGCCATCAAGGAACTCGGCAACGAAATCAGCACCGTCACTGCGGGCAGATGCACCCATCCGGTCAGCCTCGTTGCAGGCGGCATCAGTAAAGCACCTGACAGCAACAACCTTCAGCGGCTGCTCGGCATGATAAGCGAACGGAAAGCCGCCCTTGTGCTTGCCTGCGATTTCTTCGCCTCGCTCGACATCCCCCGATTCGAGCGCGAAACCGAATTCATCTCGCTCTACAACGGTGCCACCTACCCCTTCATCGGCGGCGATCTCTGCTCCACCGACGGAGTCCGGGAAGAGGAGAACAACTACCTCCGGATGACCAACGAATACCTCGCAGAGCCTTCCACCTCGAAATTCACCCGATGCAGCCGGGAGTCATCGGCGGCGGGAGCTCTTGCCCGCTTCAACAACAACAGCGAATTCCTGCACCCCGAGGCTAAAAAAGCCGCCGAACGGCTGGGACTCAGGCCAATCTCGCACAACCCGTTCATGTGCAACATCGCGCAGCTCGTCGAGTGCGTCCACATCCTTTACGACGCGGAAACGCTCATCCGGAAATTGCTCGACATGGATCTGCTGGAGATCCGCTCGGTCGTCAAACCGAAAGCCGGTTCGGCAACAGGAGCAGTCGAAGCTCCGCGCGGGATCCTCTACCACCACATGGAAACCGATGAGGAAGGGCGCATAGTAAAGGCAAACTGCATCATTCCCACCACGCAGAACAACGCTAACATCCACCACGATCTCGGCGCCCTTGCCCGGCAGGCGCTCGAAGAGGGAAAAAACGACCAGGAGATCGAAAAGCTCGCAACCATGCTGGTGCGGTCGTATGATCCGTGCATATCCTGCTCGGTTCACTAA
- a CDS encoding peptidase U32 family protein, with protein MNLSESVTSEKKIELIAPAGDWTSLRTALQAGADAVYFGAEGYNMRAGSNNFTPADFPAIMTLCSEFNAKAYLALNTIVYDGELKKMVQTVSAAKTTGFDAVICSDMAVVDACRKAAMPFHMSTQASISNYSAVKFYADLGAKMIVLARELTIDQVRHITSKLKADRLDVQIECFVHGAMCVAVSGRCFMSQELFGRSANRGQCVQPCRRQYIITDPEENQELELGTDYVMSPKDMCAVEFLDVLMDAGISAFKIEGRSRSPEYVHTATTAYRRAIDFCTSHRNSPEFRTEYNSLSKQLKEELARVYNRGFSEGFYFGKPFDAWTREYGSMASEKKIYIGEVKKYYPKAEVAEILIFARGLKQGDKLSVLGPKTGVTTLFAESFYTNDLPAKTAVRGDSVTIKCAKVRKNDKVYVLEKRS; from the coding sequence ATGAACCTTTCCGAGTCTGTGACAAGCGAAAAAAAAATTGAACTTATAGCGCCTGCCGGCGACTGGACCTCACTCCGCACCGCACTGCAAGCAGGAGCCGATGCCGTCTATTTCGGAGCTGAAGGCTATAACATGAGGGCCGGAAGCAATAACTTCACTCCGGCTGATTTTCCCGCCATCATGACGCTCTGCAGTGAGTTCAACGCCAAAGCGTATCTGGCGCTGAACACGATCGTCTATGACGGCGAACTGAAAAAGATGGTTCAAACCGTCTCCGCTGCCAAAACGACAGGCTTCGATGCCGTTATCTGCTCGGACATGGCTGTCGTCGATGCATGCCGAAAAGCAGCAATGCCCTTTCATATGTCAACACAGGCTTCGATCAGCAACTACAGCGCAGTAAAATTCTATGCCGACCTTGGCGCAAAAATGATCGTGCTGGCCCGCGAGCTTACCATTGACCAGGTACGCCATATTACCTCGAAATTAAAGGCCGACCGTCTCGATGTACAGATCGAGTGCTTTGTTCACGGAGCGATGTGCGTCGCTGTTTCCGGGCGCTGCTTCATGTCACAGGAACTTTTCGGACGCTCCGCCAACCGGGGACAGTGCGTTCAGCCCTGCCGAAGGCAATATATCATCACCGATCCTGAAGAGAACCAGGAGCTTGAGCTTGGTACCGATTATGTTATGAGTCCGAAAGACATGTGCGCAGTGGAATTTCTTGACGTTCTCATGGATGCGGGAATCAGCGCATTCAAAATCGAAGGACGAAGCCGCAGTCCGGAATATGTTCATACTGCGACAACAGCTTACCGACGGGCGATCGACTTCTGCACGAGCCACCGCAACAGTCCGGAATTCAGAACAGAGTACAACTCCTTATCGAAACAGCTTAAAGAGGAACTCGCACGGGTATATAACCGGGGATTTTCGGAAGGATTTTATTTTGGAAAACCCTTCGATGCCTGGACCAGAGAGTACGGCTCAATGGCCTCCGAAAAAAAAATCTATATCGGAGAGGTTAAAAAATATTATCCAAAAGCGGAGGTGGCTGAAATCCTCATCTTTGCCCGAGGCCTCAAACAAGGCGATAAGCTCTCTGTTCTCGGCCCGAAGACAGGAGTTACAACCCTTTTTGCCGAAAGCTTTTATACCAACGATCTTCCTGCAAAAACGGCTGTCAGGGGCGACAGCGTCACCATCAAATGTGCAAAAGTGAGAAAGAACGACAAGGTATATGTGCTTGAAAAAAGAAGCTGA
- a CDS encoding universal stress protein, producing MSSNSFLIRTIAVAIDCSPHSLASLNTAAELAGFLHANLTGIFVEDINLLRLADIPLSREIDFFSEKTENIEITGLEQLLQIQEQQAETSLQKAAGKFMVKHTFRVCRGKVPEEVVIASLEADLLVLGRRGKSPTCRKGLGSTAQNALKQRKKTVLFMRSGFSVQEESALVLYDGSAASETALDAAMNVIRPGNTLQILMLPFEKNERDMETGLSERFASDMPKIEYHAIPPVTDGKALARYIRMADSGLLFLSDRMNLPSETVHSLVNKIDYPVMVVRG from the coding sequence GTGAGCAGCAACTCTTTTTTAATACGAACTATTGCTGTCGCCATCGACTGTTCGCCCCACAGCCTGGCGTCACTTAACACAGCAGCAGAACTCGCAGGGTTCCTTCATGCAAATCTCACGGGTATTTTTGTTGAAGATATTAATCTTCTCCGTCTGGCTGATATTCCCTTAAGTCGGGAAATTGACTTTTTTTCAGAGAAAACCGAAAACATTGAAATCACCGGGCTTGAACAACTGCTTCAAATACAGGAACAACAGGCGGAAACATCGCTGCAGAAGGCAGCCGGAAAGTTCATGGTCAAACACACGTTCAGAGTCTGTCGGGGAAAAGTACCTGAAGAGGTCGTTATCGCATCTCTCGAAGCCGACCTGCTCGTGCTTGGACGCCGCGGAAAATCGCCAACCTGCCGCAAAGGGCTCGGATCAACAGCACAAAACGCACTTAAGCAGAGAAAAAAAACAGTGCTCTTCATGCGCTCCGGTTTTTCTGTTCAGGAAGAGTCGGCTCTGGTGCTGTACGATGGGTCCGCTGCGTCTGAAACTGCACTTGATGCTGCCATGAACGTAATTCGCCCAGGCAATACGCTTCAGATTCTCATGCTCCCTTTTGAGAAAAATGAACGCGACATGGAAACCGGGCTATCGGAAAGGTTCGCCTCCGACATGCCGAAGATAGAGTATCACGCAATACCGCCGGTAACCGACGGGAAAGCGCTTGCCCGATATATAAGAATGGCCGATTCAGGCCTGCTCTTCCTCAGCGACCGCATGAACCTGCCCTCTGAAACTGTGCATAGTCTCGTTAACAAAATTGACTATCCGGTAATGGTCGTAAGAGGCTAA
- a CDS encoding four helix bundle suffix domain-containing protein, whose product MQAWVAEERRVATEAQGLSRTHTDRQDAGRSSVPVRECQDSSILSSACLAANGALSLLNLACYLLDRQVAKLAAGFENEGGFTERLYRVRTARRNQQR is encoded by the coding sequence GTGCAGGCGTGGGTTGCCGAGGAGAGAAGAGTCGCCACGGAAGCACAGGGACTTTCACGGACTCATACGGACAGGCAGGACGCTGGGCGTTCGTCCGTTCCTGTCCGTGAATGTCAGGATTCGTCCATCCTGAGTTCAGCCTGTCTGGCCGCAAATGGGGCACTTTCGCTCCTGAACCTGGCATGTTATCTGCTTGACCGGCAAGTGGCGAAGCTTGCTGCGGGTTTTGAAAACGAGGGCGGTTTTACCGAGAGGTTGTACCGGGTGCGAACCGCCAGAAGAAACCAGCAACGATGA
- a CDS encoding 4Fe-4S dicluster domain-containing protein: MIYKVISKAEFIRFIDALVQNNSSFGPRQVDTDSRGNPLYQFKPVTSADEIAFDYTITTSSAKHFFLPFSEELSRFSFNKTDWEQHITYESDPVVLIGLRPCDISALNILDDVLLKGHYPSPYYLAKRKNTFVIGMDHLPLPDCFCKSLAHHTVSTGFNLFCSDIGEKYYLSINSSKAFTYLQEFQTDDPSYEDNCLLTERRNLISNSFKTEIDVTSLPSILDIEFDSAVWEKWGAKCLNCGTCAMVCPTCYCYSLIERFDTDLKGASRNRKLYSCNLIDFAVVAGGHNFRPKNGDRLKYRYYHQHRGFAENGNQQICVGCNRCGRACLAGINPKDVINELRMEKESCMICASQSPGKT; the protein is encoded by the coding sequence ATGATCTATAAAGTCATCTCCAAAGCGGAGTTCATAAGGTTTATTGATGCACTTGTACAGAACAACAGCTCATTCGGGCCTCGCCAGGTTGACACTGACAGCAGGGGCAATCCTCTCTATCAGTTCAAACCGGTAACATCGGCTGATGAGATAGCATTCGACTACACCATCACCACCTCTTCCGCCAAGCACTTTTTCCTCCCTTTTTCTGAAGAGCTTTCCCGTTTTTCTTTTAACAAGACAGACTGGGAGCAGCATATTACCTACGAATCCGATCCGGTGGTGCTGATCGGATTGCGTCCCTGCGACATCAGCGCACTGAACATCCTCGACGATGTGTTGCTCAAAGGCCACTATCCGTCACCCTACTATCTGGCAAAACGCAAAAACACCTTTGTGATCGGCATGGACCATCTGCCGCTTCCGGACTGTTTCTGCAAATCGCTTGCCCACCATACGGTTTCGACCGGCTTCAACCTCTTCTGTTCCGACATCGGAGAGAAATACTACCTTTCGATCAATTCATCGAAAGCGTTTACCTACCTTCAGGAGTTTCAGACCGATGATCCATCATACGAAGACAACTGCCTCCTGACCGAACGACGCAATCTGATCAGCAACAGTTTCAAAACTGAAATTGACGTCACCAGCCTGCCGAGCATTCTCGACATTGAATTCGACTCCGCTGTCTGGGAAAAATGGGGTGCAAAGTGCCTGAACTGCGGCACCTGCGCCATGGTCTGCCCCACCTGTTACTGTTATTCGCTCATAGAGCGCTTCGACACCGATCTGAAAGGGGCATCGCGTAACCGGAAACTCTACTCCTGCAATCTGATTGACTTTGCCGTGGTAGCCGGCGGCCACAACTTCCGCCCGAAAAACGGTGACCGGCTGAAATACCGCTACTACCATCAGCACCGGGGATTTGCCGAAAACGGCAATCAGCAAATCTGCGTGGGCTGCAACCGTTGCGGCCGAGCCTGCCTTGCCGGTATCAATCCGAAAGACGTCATTAACGAACTCAGAATGGAGAAAGAATCATGCATGATTTGCGCTTCGCAATCCCCAGGCAAAACCTGA
- a CDS encoding TolC family protein yields MERPFLRRTCCQPANANIGAAQASFFPSIGLTGSASTSLSDLFVTGSSGVWSFAPQGTFRIFQGGRLRSNLKMAESSTAILP; encoded by the coding sequence ATGGAACGGCCTTTCCTGCGAAGAACGTGCTGCCAGCCAGCAAACGCCAACATCGGAGCAGCACAGGCTTCATTTTTCCCCAGCATAGGACTTACTGGTTCCGCCAGCACCAGCTTGTCGGATCTTTTCGTGACCGGGTCAAGTGGTGTCTGGAGCTTCGCCCCACAGGGTACGTTCCGGATCTTTCAGGGTGGCCGGTTGCGCTCCAACCTCAAAATGGCTGAATCATCAACCGCGATATTGCCTTGA
- a CDS encoding type II toxin-antitoxin system death-on-curing family toxin: MSWHWLLDEVVIAIHDEQIAVHGGSLGIRDSGLLYSALARPKHKANYGDPSVFDLAAAYAYGIIRNHPFVDGNKRTGFLVAYVFLHINGWELRSIEVEAVNAVLDLAAGEMDEPFFSEWLKNKSVIRTARK; the protein is encoded by the coding sequence ATGAGTTGGCACTGGCTTCTTGATGAGGTAGTCATTGCCATACATGACGAACAAATTGCTGTGCACGGTGGAAGCCTTGGCATTCGGGATTCAGGACTTTTGTACTCAGCTCTTGCTCGCCCGAAACACAAGGCGAATTACGGTGATCCATCCGTCTTTGATTTGGCCGCTGCCTATGCCTATGGCATTATTCGTAACCATCCTTTTGTTGATGGAAATAAACGTACAGGGTTTCTTGTTGCCTATGTGTTTCTGCATATTAACGGATGGGAACTGAGGTCTATAGAAGTTGAAGCTGTTAACGCTGTTCTGGATTTGGCGGCAGGTGAAATGGATGAACCCTTTTTTTCTGAATGGCTTAAAAACAAGTCAGTTATTCGGACAGCACGGAAATAA